In Balaenoptera musculus isolate JJ_BM4_2016_0621 chromosome 17, mBalMus1.pri.v3, whole genome shotgun sequence, a genomic segment contains:
- the ZHX2 gene encoding zinc fingers and homeoboxes protein 2, translated as MASKRKSTTPCMVRTSQVVEQDVPEEGDRAKEKGIGTPQPEMAKDTWAAEPENSSKENEVIEVKSTGENQSKKLQGGYECKYCPYSTQNLNEFTEHVDMQHPNVILNPLYVCAECNFTTKKYDSLSDHNSKFHPGETNFKLKLIKRNNQTVLEQSIDATNHIMSITTSGPGSGDNDPGISVSKTPIMKPGKPKADAKKVPKKPEEAAPENHVEGTTRLVTDAAEILSRLGGVELLQDTLGHVMPSVQLPPNINLVPKVPVPLNTTKYNSALDTNATMINSFNKFPYPTQAELSWLTAASKHPEEHIRIWFATQRLKHGISWSPEEVEEARKKMFNGTIQSVPPTITVLPAQLAPTKMSQPILQTALPCQILGQTSLVLTQVTSGPTTVSCSPITLAVAGVTNHGQKRPLVTPQAAPEPKRPHIAQVPEPPPKVANPSLTPASDRKKTKEQIAHLKASFLQSQFPDDAEVYRLIEVTGLARSEIKKWFSDHRYRCQRGIVHITSESLAKDQLAIAASRHGRTYHAYPDFAPQKFKEKTQGQVKILEDSFLKSSFPTQAELDRLRVETKLSRREIDSWFSERRKLRDSMEQAVLDSMGSSKKGPDAVAPNGALSRLEQFSSAQVPSSLPSPSPAITKNQEQVQLLRSTFARTQWPTPQEYDQLAAKTGLVRTEIVRWFKENRCLLKTGTLKWLELYQQQHVVDDHGYDALSRKAARTVIAESSKNGSEGGPQYHKDPKKLCEEDLEKLGPRMKAGGEQAKDGLPAKPSEATSDRSEGNSRDGQGSDENEESGIVDWVEVTVGEEDAVSDRSDSWSQTAADGAAELADSDSDSVPAEASQA; from the coding sequence ATGGCGAGCAAACGAAAATCCACAACCCCATGCATGGTTCGGACGTCACAAGTAGTAGAACAAGACGTGCCCGAGGAAGGAGACAGGGCCAAAGAGAAAGGAATCGGCACGCCACAGCCCGAAATGGCCAAGGACACTTGGGCAGCAGAACCtgaaaactcttccaaagaaaatgaagtgaTAGAGGTGAAATCTACAGGGGAAAATCAATCCAAAAAACTCCAAGGTGGTTATGAATGCAAATACTGCCCCTACTCCACGCAAAACCTGAACGAGTTCACGGAGCACGTTGACATGCAGCACCCCAACGTGATTCTCAACCCGCTCTACGTGTGTGCCGAATGTAACTTCACAACCAAAAAGTACGACTCCTTGTCTGACCACAACTCCAAGTTCCACCCCGGGGAGACCAACTTCAAGCTGAAGCTCATCAAGCGCAATAATCAGACCGTGTTAGAGCAGTCCATCGATGCCACCAACCACATCATGTCCATCACCACCAGCGGCCCCGGAAGCGGGGACAATGACCCCGGGATCTCGGTGAGTAAAACCCCCATCATGAAGCCAGGGAAACCGAAAGCCGATGCCAAGAAGGTGCCCAAGAAGCCAGAGGAGGCCGCCCCCGAGAACCACGTGGAAGGGACCACCCGCCTGGTGACAGACGCGGCTGAGATCCTCTCAAGACTCGGGGGCGTGGAGCTCCTCCAGGACACGTTAGGACACGTTATGCCTTCTGTCCAGCTCCCACCAAATATCAACCTTGTCCCCAAGGTCCCCGTGCCGCTGAACACTACCAAATACAACTCTGCCCTGGACACCAACGCCACCATGATCAACTCCTTCAACAAGTTCCCTTACCCAACGCAGGCTGAGTTGTCCTGGCTCACAGCTGCTTCCAAACACCCAGAAGAGCACATCAGAATCTGGTTTGCCACCCAGCGCTTAAAGCATGGCATCAGCTGGTCCccggaggaggtggaggaggcccGGAAGAAGATGTTTAATGGCACCATCCAGTCAGTCCCCCCAACGATCACTGTGCTGCCCGCCCAGTTGGCCCCCACAAAGATGTCACAGCCCATCCTCCAGACAGCGCTTCCGTGCCAGATCCTCGGCCAGACCAGCCTCGTGCTGACTCAGGTGACCAGCGGGCCAACCACCGTCTCTTGCTCCCCCATCACACTCGCCGTGGCCGGAGTGACCAACCACGGCCAGAAGAGACCTCTAGTGACTCCCCAAGCTGCCCCCGAGCCCAAGCGCCCACACATCGCTCAAGTGCCAGAGCCTCCACCCAAGGTGGCCAACCCTTCGCTGACCCCGGCCAGCGACCGCAAGAAGACGAAGGAGCAGATCGCACATCTCAAAGCGAGCTTCCTCCAGAGCCAGTTCCCCGACGACGCTGAGGTCTACCGGCTCATCGAGGTGACCGGCCTCGCCAGGAGTGAGATCAAGAAGTGGTTCAGCGACCACCGGTATCGGTGTCAAAGGGGCATCGTCCACATCACCAGCGAATCCCTTGCCAAAGACCAGCTGGCCATCGCGGCTTCCCGACACGGCCGCACCTACCACGCGTACCCAGACTTTGCCCCGCAGAAGTTCAAAGAGAAAACCCAAGGTCAGGTGAAAATCCTGGAAGACAGCTTCCTGAAAAGCTCTTTCCCGACCCAAGCAGAACTGGACAGGCTAAGAGTGGAGACCAAGCTGAGCAGGAGAGAGATCGACTCCTGGTTCTCAGAGAGGCGGAAGCTTCGGGACAGCATGGAACAGGCCGTCCTGGATTCCATGGGGTCCAGCAAGAAAGGCCCAGACGCGGTGGCCCCCAATGGTGCTCTGTCTCGACTCGAGCAGTTCTCCAGTGCCCAGGTGCCCAGCTCTTTGCCCAGCCCCTCACCAGCAATTACAAAAAATCAAGAACAGGTTCAACTCCTGAGGAGCACATTTGCAAGAACGCAGTGGCCAACGCCCCAGGAGTACGACCAGCTGGCGGCAAAGACCGGCCTGGTCCGAACTGAAATCGTGCGTTGGTTCAAGGAGAACAGATGCTTGCTAAAAACTGGAACCTTGAAGTGGCTGGAGCTGTACCAGCAGCAGCACGTGGTGGATGATCACGGCTACGACGCCCTGTCGAGGAAGGCGGCAAGAACCGTCATCGCCGAGAGCTCGAAGAACGGGAGCGAGGGCGGCCCGCAGTACCACAAGGACCCCAAAAAGCTCTGCGAGGAGGACTTGGAGAAGCTGGGCCCCAGGATGAAAGCGGGCGGCGAGCAAGCAAAAGACGGTTTGCCGGCAAAGCCCTCGGAGGCCACCTCGGACAGATCAGAGGGCAACAGTCGGGACGGCCAGGGCAGCGACGAGAACGAGGAGTCGGGCATCGTGGATTGGGTGGAGGTGACGGTCGGAGAGGAGGACGCCGTCTCAGACAGGTCGGACAGCTGGAGTCAGACGGCGGCAGACGGCGCGGCGGAACTGGCTGACTCGGACTCCGACAGCGTCCCTGCTGAGGCCAGCCAGGCCTAG